AGCACGTCCACGCGCTGCACCGACTTCAGCGTGGCCACGAACGCCGCGATGCCCTCGACGTTGGCCGCGTCGTCGGTCAGCCCCGGCACCAGCACGAACCTGATCCACATCGGCGTGCCCAGGTCGGACAGCCGCCGGGCGAACTCCAGGGTGGGGCCGACCTCGCCGCCGGTGACGTGCCGGTAGGTGGCGGGGTCCCAGGACTTGATGTCGAGCAGCACCAGGTCGGTGTCGGCCAGCAGCTCGTCCGACGCCCGCGCGCCGAGGAAGCCGGAGGTGTCCAGGGCGGTGTGCAGGCCCATCTCCTTCACGGCGTGCAGCAGCTCCGCGGTGAACGCCGGTTGCAGGAGCGGTTCGCCGCCGCTGATCGTGACGCCACCGCCCGCGACCTCGATGAAGCGGCGGTACTTCGCGATCTCGGCCACGACCTCCTCGACGGTGACGCGCCGCCCGTACCGCTCGAACCTCGTCTCCGGGTTGTGGCAGTACAGGCAGCGCAGCGGGCACCCGGCGGTGAAGACGACGAACCGGGTGCCGGGGCCGTCCACCGCGGTGGCGAGGTCCCAGGAGTGGACGGCCCCGGTGGTCATCACAGCGACCCGTGGAAGGTGCGGTTGACGACGTCGCGCTGCTGCTCCGGCGTCAGGCGCACGAAGTTGACCGCGTAGCCCGACACGCGGATGGTCAGCTGCGGGTACTTCTCCGGGTGGGCCATGGCGTCGAGCAGCACCTCCCTGTTGAGCACGTTGGCGTTGAGGTGGAAGCCGCCGGCGTCGACGTAGGCGTCGAGCACGCCCACCAGGTTGGTCACCCGCTCCTCGGGCGTCCTGCCGAGACCGTTGGGGGTGATGCTCGCGGTGAGCGAGATGCCGTCCCGCGCGGCGTCGTAGGGCAGCTTGGCCACCGACAGCGCCGCCGCGACCAGGCCGTGCCGGTCGCACCCGTTCATCGGGTTGGCGCCGGGCGCGAACGGCTCGCCCGCGCGCCTGCCGTCCGGTGTGTTGCCGGTGTGGCGGCCGTAGACGACGTTCGAGGTGATGGTCAGCACCGACTGCGTGTGCACCGCGTCCCGGTAGGCGGGGTAGCGCCGCACGAGGGCCATGAAGTCCTCCACCAGGCCGACGGCCAGGGCGTCCGCGCGGTCGTCGTTGTTGCCGTAGCGGGGGAAGTCGCCCTCCGTGGCGAAGTCGACGGCCAGCCCGGTCGCGTCGCGGATGACGCGCACCTTGGCGTGCTTGATCGCCGAGAGGCTGTCCGCCACCACCGACAGGCCCGCGATGCCGCACCCGAGCAACCTCTCGACCGGGTGGTCGTGCAGGGCCATCTCGATGCGCTCGTAGGCGTACTTGTCGTGCATGTAGTGGATGATGTTCAGCGCTTCGACGTAGGTGCCGGCCAGCCAGTCCATCGTCTTGTCGAACGCCGCGCGCACGGTCGCGTAGTCCAGGTACTCGCCCGTCACCGGCTCGGTCGCGGGCGCGACCTGCTCGCCGCTCACCTCGTCGCGACCGCCGTTGATCGCGTACAGCAGGGCCTTGGCCAGGTTGACCCGGGCCCCGAAGAGCTGCATCTGCCCGCCGACCCGCATCGCGGACACGCAGCAGGCGATCGCGGTGTCGTCGCCGTACCGGGGCCGGATCAGCTCGTCGCTCTCGTACTGGATGGAGCTGGTGTCGATCGAGACCTGCGCGCAGAACCGCTTGAACCCCTCCGGCAGCGCCGGCGACCACAGCACGGTCAGGTTCGGCTCCGGGGCCGGACCGAGGTTGTAGAGGGTCTGGAGGAACCGGAAGCTGGTCCGCGTGACCAGCGGCCTGCCGTCCTCGCCGATGCCGCCGATGCTCTCGGTCACCCACGTCGGGTCCCCGGAGAACAGCTCGTCGTAGGCGGGGGTGCGCAGGAACCGCACGATCCGCAGCTTGACCACCAGGTCGTCGACCAGCTCCTGCGCCTGCGACTCGGTCAGCAGACCGGCGTCGAGGTCACGCTGGAGGTAGACGTCCAGGAACGTGGAGGTGCGGCCCAGCGACATCGCGGCGCCGTTCTGCTCCTTCACCGCGGCCAGGTAGGCGTAGTACAGCCACTGCACGGCCTCGCGCGCGGTGCGGGCCGGGCGGGAGACGTCGTCGCCGTAGGCGGCGGCCATCTCCTTCAGCTCGCCCAGCGCCCTGATCTGCTCGGCCAGCTCCTCCCGGTCGCGGATCACCGCTTCGGTGGACGGCACGGTGTCGATCGCGGCGCGTTCGGCGCGCTTGGCCTCGATCAGCCGGTCCACGCCGTACAGGGCCACGCGGCGGTAGTCGCCGATGATCCGACCGCGCCCGTAGGCGTCGGGCAGGCCGGTGATGACCCCGGCGCGGCGGGCGCGCTTGATCTGCTCGGTGTAGGCGTCGAACACGCCGTCGTTGTGGGTCTTGCGGTACTTGGTGAAGACCTCCTTCACGAACGGGTCCAGCTCGTAGCCGTACGCCTTCAGGCTCGTCTCGACCATCCGCAGGCCGCCGTTGGGCATGATCGCCCGCTTCAGCGGCGCGTCGGTCTGCAACCCGACGATCAGCTCGTTGTCCCGGTCGAGGTAGCCGGGGCGGTGCGAGGTGATGGTGGACGGCGTGTGCACGTCCACGTCGAGGACGCCGCGCCTGCGCTCCTCGGCGAACATCCCGGCCAGGTCCCGCCACAGGCCCGCCGTCCGCTCCGTCGGCCCTTCGAGGAACCCGGCGTCGCCGGTGTAGGGCGTGTAGTTGTCCTGCACGAACCCGCGCACGTCGGTCGCGTGCCGCCAGTGCTCGCCCAGGAACCCGGCCCACGCCTCCAGCCGCTCGGCCACCGCGGTCATCGCGTCAACACCACCTTCAGCGCGCCGGTCTCCGCCGACCGCGCGAACACGTCGTAGGCCAGGTCCATCTCGTCCAGGGCGAAGTGGTGCGTGGCGAACCGGGCGGCGTCCAACCGCCCCGCGGTCAGCATCCGCAGCAGCGCGGGGGTCGACACCGTGTCCACCAGACCGGTCGTGATCGTCACGTTCCTGATCCACAGGTCTTCGAGGTGCAGCGTGGCGGCCTTGCCGTGCACGCCGACGTTCGCGACCCGCCCGCCGGGGCGGATCAGCCGCGTGCACAGCTCGAAGGTCTCCGGCACGCCGACGGCCTCGATCGCCACGTCCGCGCCACGTCCGCCGGTCAGCTCCGCGATCGCGGCCTCGACGTCGTCCGACGCGAGGACGGTCGCGTCCGCGCCGAACTGCTTGGCCGCGTCCAGCCGCGACTGCGCCAGGTCCACCGCCACCACGAGGCCGGGGCTGAACAGCTTCGCCGTCTCGATCGCGGCCAACCCGATCGGGCCCGCCCCGAGGACGACCACCGACTGGCCGGGGCGGACGCCACCGCTGAGCACACCCACCTCGTACGCGGTGGGCAGGATGTCCGACAGCATCACCGCCGCGCCGTCGTCGACGGCGTCGGGCAGCAGGTGCGTCGAGGTGTCCGCGAACGGCACCCGCACGTACTCGGCGTGCGTGCCGTCCACGGTGTGGCCCAGCACCCAGCCGCCGCCGCCCAGGCACTGGCCGTAGACGCCGGTCCGGCAGTACTCGCACCGCCCGCACGCGCTGATGCACGACACCAGCACCCGGTCGCCCGGCTTGATCGCGGTGACCGCCGCGCCGACCCGCTCGACCACACCCACGGCCTCGTGCCCCAGCACGCGGCCGGGCGTCACCTCGGGCACGTCGCCCTTGAGGATGTGCAGGTCCGTGCCGCAGATCGTGGCCGCGGTGACCCGCACGACCGCGTCGGTCGGGTCGACCGGTTCGGGGTCCGGCACGTCCTCCCAGGCCCGACGGCCGGGTCCGTGGAACACCATCGCCTTCATCGTGTCCTCCTCCTGCTGCACTCCCCTCCGACGATGCCCCGGTGGGCGCGGCCGGGACAGGGCCCCGGGTCCCGGACGTCCGCGCCGAAGGTCCCGGTCCCGCCAGGAGGTTCGCCGCTGTCGGCACCGGCCCGCGCGGAGCACCGTGGGAGGTGACAGGAAGGCGGTCAGCCATGACACGGGCACTCGTGGTCTACGAATCCATGTTCGGCAACACCAGGGCCATCGCCGAGGCGATCGGGGAGGCACTGGCCGCCGAGGTCGTCGAGGTCTCGCAGGCCCCCGACGTGCTGCCCGACGACGTCGGCCTGCTGGTCGTCGGCGCGCCCACGCACGCCTTCGGCCTCAGCCGCCCCGCGACCCGCAAGTCCGCCGCCGACCAGGCCACCGGCGAGCTGGTCTCCCCAGGACGCGGCGTCCGCGAGTGGCTCGACACCCTCGTGCCCCTCGGGCACCACGTCACCGCCCACGCGTTCGACACCAGGATCCAGGCCGGGTGGCTGCCCGGGTCGGCCGCGAAGACCATCGCCAAGCGGCTGCGCGCGCTGCACTTCACGGTGCCGGCCAGGCCGATGTCCTTCCACGTCGGAGGCACCCCCGGTCCGCTGCTGGTCGGCGAACCCGCCCGCGCGGCGGCGTGGGCGCGTTCGACCCTCGTCGGCCACCAGGCCTGACCGCCGCCGTCACCGAGGGCCTGCGCGAGCGGTTCGCCCGCGCGCAGGCCCTCGACGGGCTCGACCCGGCCGTGCGCACCGACGAGGTCCACGGCCTGCTCGACTTCCGCCGCCGCGACACCGGGCGGCCGTCAGCACCGGTGACCGTCAGCGCGGCGCAGCCCGTTCGGCCTGCCGCTTGACCGACCGCAGCGCGGCGCGTTCCAGGAGCGCGGTGAACGGTCCGACCAGCCGCCAGTACCGGCGGAACCTCGACCACGACCGCGAGTCGGTCAGCGTCGCACGCGTCTCGAAGGTCACCACTGCACGGCGCTGGCCGTAGGGCAGGACGGACAGCGAGCAGACGACCTTGGCGTAGCCGGGCTCGGCGAAGTCGACGAAGTCCCGGACCTCGACGCCCCGCCAGTGCACCACCGGCTGCCAGAAGGCGCCGACCGCGCCGAACACGACCTCGGCCCGCGGGCTCTCCCCGAGGGGCACCCACCCGGTCCCGGGCACGACGTCGTGCGGTGTCGTCCTCGTCGGGCGGCGGCCCCGCAGGAACCCCGGCAGCGCGCGCAACCACAGCGCCACGTCCAGCACGAGTCCGTGCACCGCACCGAAGTCGAGGTCGCGCACGGCGCGGTAGGCCGTGTCCGGGTCCGCGTCGACCAGCACGTGCGACGTGCGCCCGAAGTCGGCGCGCGGCGCGAACCGGTCGATGAGCAGTGGTCGGGGGACCGCGGGTGTCACGGCGTTCCACCCCCGGTCGCCCGAGCCGGTTGCGCGCGTTGACGGTCGACGCGGTGGACGGCGTGGTCGTCCAGGCGACCGGTCATGGCAGCTCCCCATCCGCGATC
This region of Saccharothrix longispora genomic DNA includes:
- a CDS encoding zinc-dependent alcohol dehydrogenase family protein, yielding MKAMVFHGPGRRAWEDVPDPEPVDPTDAVVRVTAATICGTDLHILKGDVPEVTPGRVLGHEAVGVVERVGAAVTAIKPGDRVLVSCISACGRCEYCRTGVYGQCLGGGGWVLGHTVDGTHAEYVRVPFADTSTHLLPDAVDDGAAVMLSDILPTAYEVGVLSGGVRPGQSVVVLGAGPIGLAAIETAKLFSPGLVVAVDLAQSRLDAAKQFGADATVLASDDVEAAIAELTGGRGADVAIEAVGVPETFELCTRLIRPGGRVANVGVHGKAATLHLEDLWIRNVTITTGLVDTVSTPALLRMLTAGRLDAARFATHHFALDEMDLAYDVFARSAETGALKVVLTR
- a CDS encoding flavodoxin family protein translates to MTRALVVYESMFGNTRAIAEAIGEALAAEVVEVSQAPDVLPDDVGLLVVGAPTHAFGLSRPATRKSAADQATGELVSPGRGVREWLDTLVPLGHHVTAHAFDTRIQAGWLPGSAAKTIAKRLRALHFTVPARPMSFHVGGTPGPLLVGEPARAAAWARSTLVGHQA
- the pflA gene encoding pyruvate formate-lyase-activating protein; the protein is MTTGAVHSWDLATAVDGPGTRFVVFTAGCPLRCLYCHNPETRFERYGRRVTVEEVVAEIAKYRRFIEVAGGGVTISGGEPLLQPAFTAELLHAVKEMGLHTALDTSGFLGARASDELLADTDLVLLDIKSWDPATYRHVTGGEVGPTLEFARRLSDLGTPMWIRFVLVPGLTDDAANVEGIAAFVATLKSVQRVDVLPFHKMGAPKYEAIGLPFRLADTPTPDAELVERVRGQFLAHGLPA
- the pflB gene encoding formate C-acetyltransferase; the encoded protein is MTAVAERLEAWAGFLGEHWRHATDVRGFVQDNYTPYTGDAGFLEGPTERTAGLWRDLAGMFAEERRRGVLDVDVHTPSTITSHRPGYLDRDNELIVGLQTDAPLKRAIMPNGGLRMVETSLKAYGYELDPFVKEVFTKYRKTHNDGVFDAYTEQIKRARRAGVITGLPDAYGRGRIIGDYRRVALYGVDRLIEAKRAERAAIDTVPSTEAVIRDREELAEQIRALGELKEMAAAYGDDVSRPARTAREAVQWLYYAYLAAVKEQNGAAMSLGRTSTFLDVYLQRDLDAGLLTESQAQELVDDLVVKLRIVRFLRTPAYDELFSGDPTWVTESIGGIGEDGRPLVTRTSFRFLQTLYNLGPAPEPNLTVLWSPALPEGFKRFCAQVSIDTSSIQYESDELIRPRYGDDTAIACCVSAMRVGGQMQLFGARVNLAKALLYAINGGRDEVSGEQVAPATEPVTGEYLDYATVRAAFDKTMDWLAGTYVEALNIIHYMHDKYAYERIEMALHDHPVERLLGCGIAGLSVVADSLSAIKHAKVRVIRDATGLAVDFATEGDFPRYGNNDDRADALAVGLVEDFMALVRRYPAYRDAVHTQSVLTITSNVVYGRHTGNTPDGRRAGEPFAPGANPMNGCDRHGLVAAALSVAKLPYDAARDGISLTASITPNGLGRTPEERVTNLVGVLDAYVDAGGFHLNANVLNREVLLDAMAHPEKYPQLTIRVSGYAVNFVRLTPEQQRDVVNRTFHGSL